From Streptomyces sp. NBC_00690, a single genomic window includes:
- a CDS encoding MDR family NADP-dependent oxidoreductase, with protein sequence MKTQKWVVREHMEGVPDVERVYEKVVEDLVVDLAPDEMLLRTLYVSVDPYLQGIALDTPLGDHMGADSIMEVVEAGPRAAHGVGDLVQGFGGWRTHLISTGAASPWQTGSFPMVFPAYRRLDPRWYDDALPLATALSALGGPGMTAWGTLTKFMTVRPGETVVVSGASGQVGSLVGQLAKRAGARVVGSTGSAWKAERLLELGFDEVIEYRSGDSVDRVAAALRRTAPDGVDKYFDNLGGAFTDAVFTRLNVGSQVAVCWQWATQVGREDTGPRLLPYIMFPRATIRGIFSLEWFTAANWQALHTDLGGRIRRGEVRCDHTFHHGFESIPGAYASLYQDQRKWMGKVLVEL encoded by the coding sequence ATGAAGACCCAGAAATGGGTGGTCCGGGAACACATGGAGGGCGTTCCCGATGTGGAGCGCGTCTACGAAAAGGTGGTCGAGGACCTGGTGGTGGATCTCGCCCCCGACGAGATGCTGCTGCGGACGCTGTACGTCTCGGTCGACCCCTATCTCCAGGGCATCGCCCTGGACACTCCGCTCGGGGACCACATGGGAGCGGACTCCATCATGGAAGTGGTGGAAGCCGGCCCACGTGCCGCGCACGGGGTCGGTGACCTGGTGCAGGGCTTCGGCGGCTGGCGTACACATCTGATCAGCACCGGAGCGGCCTCCCCCTGGCAGACGGGAAGCTTCCCGATGGTGTTTCCCGCCTACCGCAGGCTGGATCCACGGTGGTACGACGATGCCCTGCCGCTGGCCACGGCATTGAGTGCCCTGGGCGGACCGGGCATGACGGCCTGGGGAACACTGACCAAGTTCATGACGGTGCGTCCCGGTGAGACGGTGGTGGTCAGCGGGGCATCGGGACAGGTCGGCTCGCTGGTGGGGCAACTGGCGAAGCGTGCGGGCGCCCGGGTGGTGGGGTCCACCGGATCCGCGTGGAAGGCGGAGCGCCTCCTTGAGTTGGGTTTCGACGAGGTCATCGAGTACCGCAGCGGTGACAGTGTCGACCGGGTGGCCGCGGCGCTGCGCCGCACTGCGCCGGACGGCGTGGACAAGTACTTCGACAATCTGGGCGGTGCTTTCACGGATGCCGTGTTCACCCGGCTCAATGTCGGCAGTCAGGTCGCCGTCTGTTGGCAGTGGGCGACCCAGGTGGGGCGGGAGGACACGGGTCCGCGTCTGCTGCCCTACATCATGTTTCCCCGTGCGACGATCCGCGGGATCTTCTCGCTCGAATGGTTCACCGCCGCGAACTGGCAGGCACTCCACACCGATCTGGGCGGCCGGATCAGACGCGGTGAGGTGAGGTGCGACCACACCTTCCACCATGGTTTCGAGAGCATCCCGGGTGCGTACGCCAGCCTCTACCAGGACCAGCGTAAGTGGATGGGAAAGGTGCTGGTGGAGCTCTGA